The following are encoded in a window of Lates calcarifer isolate ASB-BC8 linkage group LG20, TLL_Latcal_v3, whole genome shotgun sequence genomic DNA:
- the errfi1a gene encoding ERBB receptor feedback inhibitor 1a isoform X1, with the protein MRPECTWSMSTVGLTAQEISFPIENPFLRGSYCHSMAVSKPSWSHRHDELDNIYFSMDTAHTDRSSRAQQKGPPPPSLSYERHKHSPSTQKLPPKKSRPSHLSLSCSAEPSTPSPADDDQVVPFFTRLSVYECSSPPQTPGRCSKPLPPIPPQTDISPEQAMDNEVEFFTSSDDNCCLVSDHCPRSSQFRYGVLSRRSFRDCGQINYAYYDGPLGPQSQRQPQQHHQTNPPQEVREQYEQQQQQQRHEPPPGPVVCQRQQDKGQRRLRRSHSGPAGSFNKPSLLRLTCHKRHTHSMDKPEVPPPVPPRTIKTGDYRRWSAEVSSGAYSDEDKPPKVPPREPLSRGSSRTPSPKSLPTYINGVMPPTQSFAPDPKYVSGPRLRRQNSEGSPCILPVIENGKKASTTHYYLLPQRPAFVDSPYVAARSTDVSDSDWDCHTRRKAHVHLV; encoded by the exons ATGCGACCCGAGTGTACCTGGAGCATGTCCACAGTGGGCCTGACTGCCCAGGAGATCTCTTTTCCCATAGAAAACCCCTTCCTGCGGGGCAGCTACTGTCACAGCATGGCTGTATCCAAACCGTCCTGGAGCCATCGCCATGACGAGCTTGACAA CATCTACTTCAGTATGgacactgcacacacagatcGCAGCTCTCGAGCCCAACAAAAGGGGCCACCTCCACCATCCCTAAGTTATGAGA gACATAAACACAGTCCCAGCACACAGAAATTACCTCCAAAGAAATCCCGGCCCTCCCACCTCTCCCTGTCCTGCAGCGCTGAACCCTCCACCCCGAGTCCTGCTGATGACGACCAGGTGGTCCCCTTCTTCACGAGGCTCTCTGTGTACGAGTGCAGCAGCCCACCACAGACACCAGGCAGATGCTCCAAGCCCCTGCCCCCCATCCCCCCACAAACAGACATCTCCCCCGAGCAGGCTATGGACAACGAGGTAGAATTTTTCACGAGTTCGGACGACAATTGCTGCCTGGTGTCCGATCACTGTCCCAGATCCTCTCAGTTTCGATATGGAGTCCTCAGCCGGAGGAGCTTCAGGGACTGCGGGCAGATTAACTATGCCTACTATGATGGTCCGTTGGGACCACAAAGCCAGAGGCAGCCCCAGCAGCACCACCAGACAAATCCTCCACAGGAAGTGCGGGAACAGtacgagcagcagcagcagcagcagcgacacGAGCCGCCGCCTGGGCCGGTGGTCTGTCAGAGACAGCAGGACAAGGGTCAGAGGAGGCTACGACGCTCCCACTCCGGCCCCGCCGGATCCTTTAACAAGCCGTCGCTGCTTCGCCTCACGTGCCACAAACGCCACACCCACAGTATGGATAAGCCAGAGGTGCCGCCCCCTGTCCCTCCCCGGACAATCAAGACAGGAGACTACCGCCGCTGGTCAGCAGAGGTCTCGTCTGGGGCTTACAGTGACGAGGACAAACCACCCAAGGTGCCCCCAAGGGAACCTTTGTCCAGAGGCAGCTCTCGCACCCCCAGCCCCAAGAGCCTCCCGACATACATTAACGGGGTGATGCCCCCCACCCAAAGCTTTGCACCAGATCCCAAATACGTAAGCGGTCCAAGGTTACGGAGACAGAACAGCGAGGGCTCCCCCTGCATCCTCCCTGTTATCGAGAACGGCAAGAAGGCCAGCACCACACATTACTATCTCCTGCCTCAGCGGCCCGCTTTCGTAGACTCACCCTACGTAGCGGCTCGCAGTACAGATGTATCAGACTCAGACTGGGACTGCCACACCAGGCGGAAAGCACATGTGCATTTAGTTTGA
- the errfi1a gene encoding ERBB receptor feedback inhibitor 1a isoform X2, with translation MDTAHTDRSSRAQQKGPPPPSLSYERHKHSPSTQKLPPKKSRPSHLSLSCSAEPSTPSPADDDQVVPFFTRLSVYECSSPPQTPGRCSKPLPPIPPQTDISPEQAMDNEVEFFTSSDDNCCLVSDHCPRSSQFRYGVLSRRSFRDCGQINYAYYDGPLGPQSQRQPQQHHQTNPPQEVREQYEQQQQQQRHEPPPGPVVCQRQQDKGQRRLRRSHSGPAGSFNKPSLLRLTCHKRHTHSMDKPEVPPPVPPRTIKTGDYRRWSAEVSSGAYSDEDKPPKVPPREPLSRGSSRTPSPKSLPTYINGVMPPTQSFAPDPKYVSGPRLRRQNSEGSPCILPVIENGKKASTTHYYLLPQRPAFVDSPYVAARSTDVSDSDWDCHTRRKAHVHLV, from the exons ATGgacactgcacacacagatcGCAGCTCTCGAGCCCAACAAAAGGGGCCACCTCCACCATCCCTAAGTTATGAGA gACATAAACACAGTCCCAGCACACAGAAATTACCTCCAAAGAAATCCCGGCCCTCCCACCTCTCCCTGTCCTGCAGCGCTGAACCCTCCACCCCGAGTCCTGCTGATGACGACCAGGTGGTCCCCTTCTTCACGAGGCTCTCTGTGTACGAGTGCAGCAGCCCACCACAGACACCAGGCAGATGCTCCAAGCCCCTGCCCCCCATCCCCCCACAAACAGACATCTCCCCCGAGCAGGCTATGGACAACGAGGTAGAATTTTTCACGAGTTCGGACGACAATTGCTGCCTGGTGTCCGATCACTGTCCCAGATCCTCTCAGTTTCGATATGGAGTCCTCAGCCGGAGGAGCTTCAGGGACTGCGGGCAGATTAACTATGCCTACTATGATGGTCCGTTGGGACCACAAAGCCAGAGGCAGCCCCAGCAGCACCACCAGACAAATCCTCCACAGGAAGTGCGGGAACAGtacgagcagcagcagcagcagcagcgacacGAGCCGCCGCCTGGGCCGGTGGTCTGTCAGAGACAGCAGGACAAGGGTCAGAGGAGGCTACGACGCTCCCACTCCGGCCCCGCCGGATCCTTTAACAAGCCGTCGCTGCTTCGCCTCACGTGCCACAAACGCCACACCCACAGTATGGATAAGCCAGAGGTGCCGCCCCCTGTCCCTCCCCGGACAATCAAGACAGGAGACTACCGCCGCTGGTCAGCAGAGGTCTCGTCTGGGGCTTACAGTGACGAGGACAAACCACCCAAGGTGCCCCCAAGGGAACCTTTGTCCAGAGGCAGCTCTCGCACCCCCAGCCCCAAGAGCCTCCCGACATACATTAACGGGGTGATGCCCCCCACCCAAAGCTTTGCACCAGATCCCAAATACGTAAGCGGTCCAAGGTTACGGAGACAGAACAGCGAGGGCTCCCCCTGCATCCTCCCTGTTATCGAGAACGGCAAGAAGGCCAGCACCACACATTACTATCTCCTGCCTCAGCGGCCCGCTTTCGTAGACTCACCCTACGTAGCGGCTCGCAGTACAGATGTATCAGACTCAGACTGGGACTGCCACACCAGGCGGAAAGCACATGTGCATTTAGTTTGA